Proteins encoded by one window of Sphingomonas ginkgonis:
- a CDS encoding putative bifunctional diguanylate cyclase/phosphodiesterase — MIFEAFRRRQDEAAEIASTESLRSLLSFAEPVDEPSRIVRKAQIDALIRLVPATIVCHFAVAAVICTGFYTEVPGWQLALWLGFSFILCGSRAVRAFRLRHNLDYARRRPTSMRAICVIVAMLAATWAVPLWWNDLMGPHDRLLLGVVYVALTCAGTVTLGTVAPAAITYVVLLTACEVLAGFCLGSMPYVVLSTLFGAIMIWSVLNGARRFNANVRSHLELQEQSELIALLREFEASGSDWLWELDEKLHVTYMSTAMAEAIGIPHAELIGRPASLVLDPDGEVAKLSTGMRAMFAHVSDRTPFKDLAVPALKGRRWWSLSGKPLIDSRGRFLGWRGVGSDITDLRLSGSDAVRAARRDPMTGIANRLLVREQLEEALLRRLAGEAGCTLMLVDLDRFKLVNDTLGHAVGDQLLCEVARRLERVAGSGSCVGRLGGDEFAIIWTGPQDHPALSGLAERIIAEISRTFQIGAASLHVGCTVGIAIGGGDGISEETLMRSADLALYSAKEEGRGGYAFYANFMLERAEGDRLLENDVRDALNSDALSLAYQPIVDARSGAIVGREALLRWNHPQRGAIPPDLFIPVIEDAGLIHQIGDWVLREACTEAATWSDEARVAVNISAAQLGGAGLAKTVFGALASSGLAPGRLELEVTESIFMGDDLSTLGSLEALRSLGVGLVLDDFGKGYSSFGYLSRARFSKIKIDQSFVRAAAAGEREGRAILDGILALARGLGMATTAEGIETEAEAEVMRELGCHQLQGYYFGRPRPAEAVAKEERRAVRRRA; from the coding sequence GTGATCTTCGAGGCGTTCAGGCGGCGGCAGGATGAAGCGGCGGAGATTGCGTCCACCGAGTCGCTGCGCTCCCTGCTGTCCTTTGCCGAGCCAGTCGACGAGCCCTCGCGAATCGTCCGTAAGGCGCAGATCGACGCCCTGATCCGCCTCGTTCCGGCGACCATCGTCTGCCACTTTGCCGTCGCCGCGGTGATCTGCACCGGCTTCTACACCGAGGTCCCCGGCTGGCAGCTTGCGCTGTGGCTCGGCTTCAGCTTCATCCTGTGCGGCTCGCGCGCGGTTCGGGCCTTTCGCCTTCGGCACAATCTCGATTATGCCCGGCGCCGCCCGACCAGCATGCGGGCGATCTGCGTCATCGTCGCCATGCTCGCGGCAACCTGGGCCGTACCCCTGTGGTGGAACGACCTAATGGGGCCGCATGACCGGCTGCTGCTGGGCGTTGTCTACGTTGCGCTGACCTGCGCCGGGACGGTCACGCTCGGCACCGTCGCGCCGGCTGCGATCACCTATGTGGTCCTGCTCACCGCCTGCGAGGTGCTGGCTGGGTTCTGCCTCGGCAGCATGCCCTATGTCGTGCTCAGCACGCTGTTCGGGGCCATCATGATCTGGTCGGTGCTGAACGGAGCGCGTCGCTTCAACGCCAACGTTCGCTCGCACCTTGAGCTGCAGGAGCAGAGCGAGCTGATCGCTCTGCTGCGCGAATTCGAGGCGAGCGGGTCCGACTGGCTGTGGGAACTCGATGAGAAGCTCCACGTCACCTACATGTCGACCGCCATGGCGGAGGCGATCGGCATTCCGCATGCCGAGCTGATCGGTCGGCCGGCCAGCCTCGTCCTCGATCCCGACGGCGAGGTGGCCAAGCTGTCGACCGGCATGCGCGCGATGTTCGCTCATGTCTCCGACCGGACCCCATTCAAGGACCTTGCCGTTCCAGCTCTGAAAGGCCGCCGCTGGTGGTCGCTGTCGGGCAAGCCGCTGATCGACAGCCGTGGCCGCTTCCTCGGCTGGCGTGGTGTCGGCTCGGATATCACCGACCTTCGGTTGAGCGGCAGCGACGCGGTTCGCGCCGCGCGGCGCGACCCGATGACCGGAATTGCCAACCGGCTGCTCGTCCGCGAGCAGCTGGAGGAGGCGCTGCTGCGGCGGCTGGCCGGCGAAGCGGGATGCACGCTGATGCTGGTCGATCTCGACCGCTTCAAGCTGGTCAACGACACGCTTGGCCACGCGGTCGGCGACCAGCTGCTGTGCGAGGTCGCGAGACGGCTCGAGCGGGTTGCGGGAAGCGGCAGCTGCGTCGGCCGGCTGGGCGGCGACGAGTTCGCCATCATCTGGACCGGCCCGCAGGACCATCCGGCGCTGTCCGGATTGGCCGAGCGGATCATCGCCGAGATCAGCCGGACCTTCCAGATCGGGGCGGCATCGCTGCACGTCGGCTGCACCGTCGGGATCGCGATCGGCGGCGGCGACGGGATCAGCGAGGAGACGCTGATGCGCAGCGCCGACCTGGCGCTCTACAGCGCCAAGGAAGAAGGCCGCGGTGGCTATGCCTTCTATGCCAACTTCATGCTCGAGCGCGCCGAGGGCGACCGGCTGCTGGAGAACGATGTGCGCGACGCGCTCAACAGCGATGCGCTGAGCCTCGCCTACCAACCGATCGTCGATGCGCGCTCGGGCGCGATCGTAGGTCGCGAGGCGCTTCTGCGCTGGAACCACCCGCAGCGCGGCGCCATCCCGCCCGACCTGTTCATTCCCGTGATCGAAGACGCAGGCCTCATTCACCAGATCGGCGACTGGGTGCTCCGCGAGGCCTGCACCGAGGCGGCGACCTGGTCCGACGAAGCCAGGGTCGCGGTCAACATCTCCGCCGCGCAGCTCGGCGGCGCCGGACTCGCCAAGACGGTGTTCGGCGCGCTGGCCAGTTCGGGGCTTGCCCCGGGCCGGCTCGAACTGGAGGTCACCGAGAGCATCTTCATGGGCGACGACCTGTCGACGCTGGGCAGTCTCGAAGCGCTCCGCTCGCTCGGCGTCGGGCTCGTGCTCGACGACTTCGGTAAGGGTTACTCGAGCTTCGGCTATCTCAGCCGGGCGCGTTTCTCCAAGATCAAGATCGACCAGAGCTTCGTGCGCGCCGCGGCGGCGGGCGAGCGCGAGGGACGCGCGATCCTCGATGGCATCCTGGCGCTCGCTCGCGGTCTGGGAATGGCGACCACGGCGGAAGGTATCGAGACGGAGGCCGAGGCCGAGGTCATGCGCGAGCTCGGCTGCCACCAGTTGCAGGGCTATTATTTCGGGCGCCCGCGTCCTGCCGAGGCCGTCGCGAAGGAAGAACGGCGCGCGGTCCGCCGCCGCGCCTGA
- a CDS encoding glycoside hydrolase family 27 protein: MKTLALIRQSAAALLLLFASLVATLPCIPAAAAQEVVAPDQGSQRFGNGLAATPPMGWNSWNKFGCNVNETVIRDTADAMATNGMREAGYRYVVIDDCWHGPRDANGFITADPVRFPSGIRALSDYVHARGLQFGIYSDAGAKTCGGRPGSQGHEYQDALQYARWGVDYLKYDWCSTGPRNAEEAYALMADALKGSGRPILLSMCEWGTAKPWLWASRIGNLWRTTSDITDKWTGKHDYSLGVAAIADLNEPLWPYAGPGHWNDPDMLEVGNGGMSDAEYRSHFSLWAMMAAPLIAGNDVARMTPSTREILLNRDVIAVDQDAAGIQGHRVWKDGDREVWMKPLADGGRAVLLWNRSEASVPIAADWSMLGYPASLRLRVRDLWTHRDQGQISGRYLATVPAHGVVMVTMRA; this comes from the coding sequence ATGAAGACGCTCGCGCTGATCCGCCAAAGCGCTGCAGCGCTTCTCCTCCTCTTTGCAAGCCTCGTCGCGACCCTCCCCTGCATCCCGGCAGCGGCGGCGCAGGAGGTTGTCGCACCCGACCAGGGTTCGCAACGCTTTGGCAACGGTCTCGCCGCGACGCCGCCGATGGGGTGGAACAGCTGGAACAAGTTCGGTTGCAACGTGAACGAGACGGTGATCCGCGACACCGCCGACGCCATGGCCACCAACGGGATGAGGGAAGCCGGCTACCGCTATGTCGTGATCGACGACTGCTGGCATGGGCCACGGGACGCGAACGGGTTCATCACGGCCGACCCGGTCCGGTTCCCGTCCGGGATCAGGGCCCTCTCCGACTATGTCCATGCCCGCGGGCTTCAGTTTGGCATCTATTCCGACGCGGGAGCCAAGACCTGCGGCGGGCGGCCGGGCAGCCAGGGGCATGAATATCAGGACGCGCTCCAGTACGCCCGCTGGGGTGTCGACTACCTCAAATATGACTGGTGCTCGACCGGTCCCCGCAACGCCGAGGAGGCTTATGCGCTCATGGCCGACGCGCTGAAGGGCAGCGGCCGCCCCATTCTCCTGTCCATGTGCGAGTGGGGCACGGCCAAGCCCTGGCTTTGGGCGAGCCGGATCGGCAATCTGTGGCGCACCACCAGCGACATCACCGACAAGTGGACCGGCAAGCACGACTATAGCTTGGGCGTGGCGGCGATCGCCGACCTGAACGAACCCCTGTGGCCCTATGCCGGTCCCGGGCACTGGAACGATCCCGACATGCTGGAGGTCGGCAATGGCGGAATGAGCGACGCAGAATATCGCTCGCACTTCTCGCTCTGGGCGATGATGGCGGCGCCGCTCATCGCCGGCAACGACGTCGCGAGGATGACCCCGTCGACCCGCGAGATCCTGCTCAATCGCGACGTCATCGCGGTGGACCAGGATGCTGCGGGCATCCAGGGTCACCGCGTCTGGAAGGATGGCGATCGCGAGGTCTGGATGAAGCCGCTTGCGGACGGGGGCCGTGCGGTGCTGCTGTGGAACCGGAGCGAGGCCAGCGTCCCCATTGCTGCGGACTGGTCGATGCTCGGCTATCCGGCGTCGCTGCGGCTGCGGGTCCGCGACTTGTGGACGCACCGGGACCAAGGTCAGATCAGCGGTCGCTACCTCGCCACCGTGCCCGCCCATGGCGTCGTCATGGTGACGATGCGAGCGTAA
- a CDS encoding acetamidase/formamidase family protein — MAMGWKLATIMLFAAAGTAEAKQYELPVTPTTVAWGHYDASAAPVLTVQSGDTVVVHTLLTNSPKGLEGAGLPADQVEPSLRAVFDAVPASARGPGGHILTGPIAIAGAQPGDTLEIRILKIDLAIPYAYNAFGPTTGFLPDDFPYRRIKIVPLDRRRMTGSVAPGVEVPLHPFFGSIGVAPPAPFGRYDSTAPAIHGGNMDNRLLVAGTTLFLPVHAPGALLEVGDGHAAQGNGEVDITALETSLVGTFELVLHKKGAGAAAEAAYPRAETPDAFVAMGYDEDLSNAARKAVRNMIGFLVAAKGMSRDDAYMLVSTAGDVEVTELVDRNKGVHVVLPKRVFTRR, encoded by the coding sequence ATGGCGATGGGTTGGAAGCTGGCGACGATCATGCTGTTCGCGGCGGCGGGAACGGCGGAAGCCAAGCAGTATGAGCTCCCCGTCACGCCGACGACGGTCGCCTGGGGCCATTACGACGCCTCCGCGGCGCCCGTTCTCACGGTCCAGTCGGGCGACACGGTGGTGGTACACACCTTGCTGACCAACAGCCCGAAGGGCCTGGAGGGAGCGGGGCTGCCGGCCGACCAGGTTGAGCCGTCGCTGCGGGCCGTGTTCGATGCCGTGCCCGCGTCGGCACGCGGGCCGGGCGGGCACATCCTCACCGGACCGATCGCCATTGCTGGAGCCCAGCCGGGGGACACGCTGGAGATCCGGATCCTCAAGATCGATCTCGCCATCCCTTATGCCTATAATGCGTTCGGGCCGACGACAGGCTTTCTCCCCGACGACTTTCCATACCGCCGGATCAAGATCGTTCCCCTCGATCGGCGTCGCATGACGGGGTCGGTCGCACCGGGGGTGGAGGTGCCGCTGCACCCCTTCTTCGGGTCGATCGGGGTGGCACCGCCGGCTCCGTTCGGCCGCTATGACTCGACCGCACCCGCAATCCACGGCGGCAATATGGACAATCGCCTGCTGGTCGCGGGCACAACCCTGTTCCTGCCCGTCCACGCGCCAGGCGCCCTGCTTGAGGTGGGCGATGGGCACGCGGCGCAGGGAAACGGCGAGGTGGACATCACGGCGCTCGAGACTTCCCTGGTGGGCACGTTCGAGCTCGTGCTTCACAAGAAGGGTGCTGGAGCCGCCGCCGAGGCCGCCTATCCGCGCGCGGAAACGCCCGATGCCTTTGTGGCGATGGGCTACGACGAGGATCTTTCCAACGCCGCTCGCAAGGCGGTGCGCAACATGATCGGCTTCCTCGTCGCCGCGAAGGGGATGAGCCGCGACGATGCCTATATGCTGGTGAGCACAGCCGGCGACGTGGAAGTGACCGAGCTCGTCGACCGCAACAAGGGCGTGCACGTGGTGCTGCCCAAGCGGGTGTTCACCAGGCGCTGA
- a CDS encoding branched-chain amino acid aminotransferase, with amino-acid sequence MPATFDDRDGFIWFDGKLVPWREANVHVLTHGLHYAGAVFEGQRAYGGTIFRLRDHSERLKRSAELLGYQIPWSVEEIDAACNEVVSANGLTDAYVRPIAWRGSEQMGVTAGNFPPHLAIAAWNWGKYFDEDKAAKGLRLDIAPYRRPAPYTAPVHSKASGLYMICTYSRQIAEQRGYDDALMFDWRGQVAESTGANVFFVKDGALHTPTPDCFLDGITRRTVIDLAQRRGLAVNERAIWPEEMESFEQCFLTGSAAEVTFVQSVGPYSFEIGDLSRQLARDYDDLVNGRLPNA; translated from the coding sequence ATGCCCGCGACTTTCGACGACCGTGACGGATTTATCTGGTTCGACGGCAAGCTGGTGCCGTGGCGCGAAGCGAACGTCCATGTGCTGACCCACGGCCTTCATTACGCCGGCGCGGTGTTCGAGGGGCAGCGCGCCTACGGCGGCACGATCTTCCGCTTGCGCGACCACAGCGAACGGCTGAAGCGCAGCGCCGAACTGCTCGGCTACCAGATCCCGTGGAGCGTCGAGGAAATCGACGCCGCCTGCAACGAGGTCGTGTCGGCAAACGGCCTCACCGACGCCTATGTCCGGCCGATCGCCTGGCGGGGATCGGAGCAGATGGGGGTCACCGCCGGCAACTTCCCGCCGCACCTCGCCATCGCGGCGTGGAACTGGGGAAAATATTTCGACGAGGACAAGGCCGCCAAGGGCCTCCGCCTGGATATCGCGCCCTACCGCCGACCCGCCCCCTACACGGCGCCGGTGCACAGCAAGGCTTCGGGCCTGTACATGATCTGCACCTACTCGCGGCAGATCGCCGAGCAGCGCGGCTATGACGACGCGCTGATGTTCGACTGGCGCGGGCAGGTCGCGGAATCGACCGGCGCCAACGTCTTCTTCGTAAAGGACGGCGCGCTGCACACCCCGACCCCCGATTGTTTTCTCGACGGCATCACCCGGCGCACCGTGATCGATCTGGCTCAGCGGCGCGGGCTTGCGGTCAACGAGCGGGCGATCTGGCCGGAGGAGATGGAAAGCTTCGAGCAATGTTTCCTGACCGGCAGTGCGGCCGAGGTGACGTTCGTCCAGTCAGTCGGGCCCTATTCGTTCGAGATCGGCGATCTCTCGCGTCAGCTCGCCCGCGACTACGACGACCTGGTGAACGGCCGGCTTCCCAACGCGTGA
- a CDS encoding pyrroline-5-carboxylate reductase family protein: protein MDGALWLVGCGNMAGAMVEGWRKAGFDFASTIVVRPSGIPVAGIRTITELPLGEPPAICLLGVKPQKLDEVAPRLLPSIAPATVLVSMLAGVEVASLRDRFPQARAIVRVLPNLPVSERRGVLPLFADGDPGVRDELLAWFGLLGHAFWCDEERELAAVGSVAGAGPAYVARFVAALAAAGEERGLAPDCAARVALETVLGTALMAEAGQEDMVSVARRVASPKGTTEAGLAVLDQNRALDRLVAATIAAAAHRGEELAALARRD, encoded by the coding sequence GTGGACGGCGCATTGTGGCTGGTCGGCTGCGGGAACATGGCCGGAGCGATGGTCGAAGGCTGGCGCAAGGCCGGGTTCGACTTTGCCTCCACGATAGTTGTTCGGCCGAGCGGGATCCCCGTTGCCGGTATCCGCACCATAACCGAGCTTCCGCTTGGCGAACCGCCGGCCATCTGCCTGCTTGGGGTCAAGCCACAGAAGCTGGACGAGGTCGCCCCCAGGCTCTTGCCAAGCATCGCCCCCGCCACCGTGCTGGTGTCGATGCTGGCCGGGGTCGAGGTGGCGAGCCTTCGCGACCGTTTCCCGCAAGCCCGGGCGATTGTGCGTGTGTTGCCCAACCTTCCCGTCTCAGAACGGCGCGGCGTGCTGCCGCTGTTCGCGGACGGCGACCCCGGAGTCCGTGACGAGCTGCTCGCCTGGTTCGGGCTGCTCGGCCATGCCTTCTGGTGCGACGAGGAGCGGGAGCTGGCGGCGGTCGGCTCGGTCGCCGGCGCCGGTCCCGCCTATGTGGCACGGTTCGTGGCCGCGCTGGCCGCCGCGGGTGAGGAGCGGGGGCTGGCCCCGGATTGCGCCGCGCGGGTGGCGCTGGAGACGGTGCTTGGCACCGCCTTGATGGCAGAGGCGGGGCAGGAAGACATGGTCTCGGTTGCCCGCCGGGTCGCCAGCCCCAAGGGCACGACCGAGGCGGGCCTCGCCGTGCTCGACCAGAATCGCGCGCTCGACCGGCTGGTCGCCGCGACCATCGCCGCGGCCGCCCACCGGGGCGAGGAGCTGGCGGCGCTCGCCCGCCGCGATTGA
- a CDS encoding molybdopterin-dependent oxidoreductase, with the protein MSLDRRGLLLGAGGLLLGGCDRLSQSKPFQGFLDAGEGLTSRVQRLIIPRDALAPEFSAAEMSPVFRTNGNSMPASPAYAQLLAGNFANWSLVVDGLVTRPLALSLEQIRGLPARTQITRHDCVEGWSAIGQWTGVPLALLLKAAGLRSEARYIVFHCADDFGGTPYYESIDLIDAFHPQTILAWGMNGRPLEVGHGAPLRLRVERQLGYKQAKYVMRVEAVDRLSRIGRGKGGYWEDVAGYQWYAGI; encoded by the coding sequence ATGAGCCTCGATCGTCGCGGCCTGCTGCTCGGTGCGGGCGGACTGCTGCTCGGCGGCTGCGATCGGCTGAGCCAGTCCAAGCCCTTCCAAGGGTTCCTCGACGCCGGCGAGGGCCTGACTTCACGCGTGCAGCGCCTGATCATCCCGCGCGACGCGCTCGCTCCCGAGTTCTCGGCGGCCGAGATGAGCCCGGTGTTCCGAACCAACGGCAACAGCATGCCCGCCTCCCCCGCCTATGCGCAGCTCCTAGCGGGCAACTTCGCCAACTGGAGCCTGGTGGTGGACGGGCTGGTCACGCGTCCCCTCGCCCTCTCGCTCGAGCAGATCCGCGGGTTACCTGCGCGGACCCAGATCACGCGGCACGACTGCGTTGAGGGGTGGAGCGCGATCGGCCAGTGGACCGGCGTTCCGCTCGCCCTTCTGCTCAAGGCCGCCGGCCTACGCAGCGAAGCCCGATACATCGTTTTCCACTGCGCCGACGATTTTGGCGGCACACCCTATTACGAAAGCATCGACCTGATCGACGCCTTCCACCCGCAGACGATCCTCGCCTGGGGAATGAACGGGCGGCCGCTGGAGGTCGGGCACGGCGCGCCGCTGCGACTGCGGGTGGAGCGGCAGCTTGGCTACAAGCAGGCCAAATATGTGATGCGGGTGGAAGCGGTTGACCGTCTGAGCCGGATCGGGCGCGGCAAGGGCGGCTATTGGGAGGATGTCGCCGGCTATCAGTGGTACGCTGGCATCTGA
- a CDS encoding cytochrome b/b6 domain-containing protein — MATSAAELSGSAPPAEPLKGGDTVYRHRLSTRLWHWINAVAITFMLGSGLMIFNAHPRLYWGAAGANADHPWLEIGATRTSGYLRVGRVKLDTTGLLGRSRGFDGQERTYAFPDWAAAPGVYDLAGGRRWHFAFAWLLVIPGLAFWLFSFANGHFRRDLRLTGSELRPANLWHDVKQHARLRFPTGAAARDYNVLQKLSYVALIFVFLPLMVLTGLAMSPGMDAGWPWLLTLLGGRQSARSLHFIVAMAILGFIVVHLLMVLLAGPINEVRSMITGRYKLPEDQR, encoded by the coding sequence GTGGCGACTTCCGCAGCAGAACTGTCCGGGTCCGCTCCGCCCGCGGAGCCACTGAAGGGTGGGGACACCGTCTACCGCCACCGCCTGTCGACCCGGCTCTGGCACTGGATCAACGCGGTTGCGATCACCTTCATGCTGGGCAGCGGGCTGATGATCTTCAACGCCCATCCACGGCTCTACTGGGGTGCCGCAGGCGCCAACGCCGACCATCCGTGGCTCGAGATCGGCGCCACCCGGACCAGCGGCTATCTGCGGGTCGGCAGGGTCAAGCTCGACACCACTGGCCTGCTCGGCCGCTCGCGTGGGTTCGATGGGCAGGAACGGACCTATGCCTTCCCCGACTGGGCTGCGGCGCCGGGCGTCTACGACCTCGCCGGGGGTCGTCGCTGGCATTTCGCCTTCGCCTGGCTGCTGGTGATCCCGGGGCTCGCCTTCTGGCTGTTCAGCTTCGCCAATGGCCATTTCCGCCGCGACCTCCGACTGACCGGAAGCGAGCTGCGGCCCGCCAACCTGTGGCACGACGTCAAGCAGCACGCGCGCCTCCGCTTCCCGACCGGCGCCGCGGCGCGCGACTACAATGTGCTGCAGAAGCTCAGCTATGTCGCGCTGATCTTCGTGTTCCTGCCGCTGATGGTGCTGACCGGACTGGCCATGTCGCCGGGAATGGATGCGGGCTGGCCATGGCTGCTGACCCTTCTCGGCGGCCGCCAGTCGGCACGGTCACTCCATTTCATCGTGGCCATGGCGATCCTCGGCTTCATTGTGGTCCATCTGCTGATGGTGCTGCTCGCCGGGCCGATCAACGAGGTGAGGTCAATGATTACCGGTCGCTACAAGCTGCCGGAGGACCAGCGATGA